A section of the Clostridium felsineum DSM 794 genome encodes:
- a CDS encoding FAD-dependent oxidoreductase, translating into MYNKLFKNGNIGKLEIKNRIIMMALATGTAKEDQTVGEDVTEYYLERAKGGVGLIIAENTRINDKNGVAAKCQVSVARDEHIAPLKKLVDALHKEGTKFFVQLHHPGRETYSNLNGDKPVVAPSAVPCNVCKQNTRELETVEVENLVKDFVCGAKRAQKAGVDGVELHAAHGYLISQFLSPYTNRRTDKYGGSFENRFNFVKEIVLGIKNACGQDYPISVRLTVDELLNLNGFKGEYFNLNEGVKVSRELEKIGVDAINVSNGIYETFNSLSEPMTYDQGCRTPRIKAIKEVVNIPVIAVNMIKEPSFAEKMLEDGLVDFVGLGRALVADPNWVKKAAEGREEDINRCISCTFCFETLLSQVIPNVGPIKCAVNPRAAHELQYKEFNKNGKGRVVAVVGAGVAGLEAARVLAIRGFKPVILEKADKIGGQINVADKPPRKEKIDWIIEYEKIQLKKLRVEIKLNTEATVDKLKALKPYAVFIATGGSPVVPKSIEGVDRKNVLTIDQLLGGNIKLTNKKVALIGSGASGLEAAEFLCENKNEVSIIEMQDAIGKGVYIQHYLDAMDKLKKYKVNYMPSNKLLKVTDMGVKLEDTNKNEIVDYKVDYVVLSLGVKSNNELVNLLKDEFENVRIIGDAKVVGRVEGAVRSGFDAAFKL; encoded by the coding sequence ATGTATAATAAACTATTTAAAAATGGCAATATAGGAAAGTTAGAAATAAAAAATCGTATAATTATGATGGCTTTAGCAACTGGAACAGCAAAAGAAGATCAAACCGTAGGGGAAGATGTAACAGAATATTACCTAGAGCGTGCAAAAGGTGGAGTTGGACTTATAATTGCAGAAAATACTAGAATAAATGATAAAAATGGTGTGGCTGCAAAGTGTCAGGTATCTGTTGCACGGGATGAACATATAGCACCTTTGAAAAAATTAGTTGATGCATTACACAAAGAAGGAACAAAGTTTTTTGTACAATTACATCATCCAGGTAGAGAAACTTACTCTAATTTAAATGGAGATAAGCCAGTTGTAGCACCAAGTGCTGTACCTTGCAATGTATGTAAACAAAATACGCGTGAGCTAGAGACTGTTGAAGTAGAGAATTTAGTTAAAGATTTTGTTTGTGGTGCCAAAAGAGCCCAAAAGGCAGGAGTAGATGGAGTAGAGCTTCATGCAGCACATGGATATTTAATTTCACAATTTTTAAGTCCATATACAAATAGAAGAACAGATAAATATGGCGGAAGCTTTGAAAATAGATTTAACTTCGTAAAGGAAATAGTTTTAGGTATAAAGAATGCTTGTGGACAAGACTATCCAATAAGTGTGCGTTTAACAGTAGATGAATTATTAAATTTGAATGGATTTAAAGGAGAGTATTTTAATTTAAATGAAGGAGTTAAAGTATCGAGGGAACTTGAAAAAATAGGAGTAGATGCTATAAATGTTTCAAATGGAATTTATGAAACTTTTAATTCCTTATCAGAACCTATGACCTATGATCAAGGGTGCAGAACACCAAGAATTAAAGCCATAAAAGAGGTTGTAAATATTCCAGTAATAGCTGTTAATATGATTAAAGAGCCCTCCTTTGCTGAAAAAATGTTAGAGGACGGGTTAGTGGATTTTGTTGGACTCGGAAGAGCTTTAGTAGCAGACCCAAATTGGGTTAAAAAGGCGGCAGAAGGAAGAGAAGAAGATATAAATCGCTGTATTTCCTGTACTTTTTGCTTTGAAACTTTATTAAGTCAAGTTATCCCTAATGTTGGACCAATAAAGTGTGCAGTAAACCCTAGGGCTGCACACGAACTTCAGTATAAAGAGTTCAATAAAAATGGTAAGGGAAGAGTGGTAGCAGTTGTAGGGGCTGGAGTAGCTGGACTTGAAGCAGCAAGGGTACTTGCAATTAGAGGATTTAAACCAGTGATTTTAGAAAAAGCAGATAAAATAGGTGGGCAAATTAATGTTGCAGATAAACCGCCAAGAAAAGAGAAAATTGATTGGATAATTGAATACGAGAAAATACAGCTTAAAAAACTTAGAGTAGAAATTAAACTAAATACTGAGGCTACTGTAGATAAATTGAAAGCCTTGAAGCCTTATGCAGTGTTCATTGCCACAGGAGGTAGTCCAGTAGTTCCAAAATCAATTGAGGGTGTAGATAGAAAAAATGTATTAACTATAGATCAGCTTTTAGGTGGTAATATTAAGCTTACAAATAAAAAGGTTGCTTTAATTGGCTCAGGAGCCTCTGGACTTGAGGCAGCAGAGTTCTTGTGTGAAAATAAAAATGAAGTTTCAATTATTGAGATGCAGGATGCTATTGGAAAGGGAGTTTATATACAGCATTATTTAGATGCAATGGATAAACTGAAAAAGTACAAGGTTAATTATATGCCATCAAATAAGCTCCTTAAAGTAACAGACATGGGGGTTAAATTAGAAGACACTAATAAAAATGAAATTGTAGATTATAAAGTGGACTATGTAGTACTATCTTTAGGCGTAAAATCTAATAATGAACTGGTGAATTTATTGAAAGATGAGTTTGAGAATGTAAGAATAATTGGAGATGCTAAAGTTGTAGGAAGAGTTGAGGGAGCTGTAAGAAGCGGTTTTGATGCTGCATTTAAATTGTAA
- a CDS encoding DMT family transporter: MKKGYVYIALTTIIFSTMEIALKLVSKDFNPIQLTFTRFFIGGLFLIPFALSALRTKKISISRKDLGYFAFLGFLGTFISMGLYQLAVQNTKASVVAVLFSCNPVFVTILAFFLLSETIHKSNIAALIFEVIGTIVIINPLNTKLSVLGITLTIASTITFAAYGVSGKKKCTKYGGIVVTCFGFLFGSLEMLILIGLTHITPIANLLYNNGMKVFSNIPLFTGYTLKTLPIAAFICIINTGVGFACYFKAMEETSAQTTSLVFFFKPILAPILALIIINESIPLNMTIGILFILLGSLSSILPNLLSQKQSKLGKTA, encoded by the coding sequence ATGAAAAAGGGATACGTGTATATAGCTCTAACAACTATTATTTTCAGCACCATGGAAATTGCATTAAAACTTGTTTCCAAGGATTTTAATCCAATACAGCTTACTTTTACTAGATTTTTTATAGGTGGCCTATTTTTAATACCCTTTGCCTTAAGTGCACTTCGTACAAAAAAAATATCTATTTCACGTAAGGATTTAGGTTACTTCGCCTTTTTGGGCTTTTTAGGTACATTTATAAGCATGGGACTGTATCAATTAGCTGTCCAAAATACCAAAGCCTCAGTAGTTGCAGTACTTTTTAGCTGCAATCCCGTTTTTGTTACAATTTTAGCCTTCTTTCTTCTAAGCGAAACTATTCACAAAAGCAATATTGCAGCTTTGATTTTTGAGGTTATTGGTACTATAGTAATAATAAATCCTTTAAATACAAAATTAAGTGTTTTGGGTATTACGCTTACAATAGCCTCAACTATAACCTTTGCAGCATACGGCGTTTCTGGAAAAAAGAAATGTACTAAATACGGAGGAATAGTTGTTACCTGCTTTGGTTTCTTATTTGGAAGTCTTGAAATGCTTATTTTAATTGGCCTAACTCATATTACTCCAATTGCAAATCTACTCTATAATAACGGTATGAAGGTGTTTTCAAATATTCCTTTATTTACAGGCTACACTTTAAAAACACTTCCCATTGCAGCCTTTATTTGCATTATTAACACTGGTGTTGGCTTTGCTTGTTACTTTAAAGCGATGGAAGAAACCTCCGCTCAAACTACTTCTTTAGTTTTCTTTTTCAAACCAATACTTGCTCCAATACTTGCATTAATTATAATTAACGAAAGTATTCCTCTTAACATGACTATTGGAATTTTGTTTATACTTTTAGGTTCGCTTTCCTCCATTTTACCCAATTTATTAAGTCAAAAACAATCTAAATTAGGGAAAACAGCTTAA
- a CDS encoding LysR family transcriptional regulator, with protein MDFKELQYVLAIAKNNSISKAAKELYISQPSLSKYLQNLERNLNIRLFDRMGNNFILTYAGERYIECAKDILRIKKNLDDEFFDIVNQKKGRLNIACSIVRSPYLIPQTIPKFKEIYPNVEVNFLEETESNELDRLVSNGEVDVAIFNYSKDNPMLQCELLKNEEITLVVSRDHPLAKEGKIIKGCNFPWIDIKKFKNDNFIVNYTDQKSGEMEKDIFDKLEIKPKVVLKTRSVECGIRLAACNFGVSFALETHFKYSDLENTPIYFSIGKPKITTKLFAVYRRKGYLPKYVQDYINIVKKVV; from the coding sequence ATGGACTTTAAAGAATTGCAATATGTTTTAGCCATTGCTAAAAATAATAGTATTTCAAAAGCTGCTAAAGAACTGTATATATCTCAACCATCTTTAAGCAAGTATTTGCAGAATCTTGAAAGAAATTTAAACATTAGGCTTTTTGATAGAATGGGAAATAATTTTATATTAACATATGCAGGTGAAAGATATATAGAATGTGCAAAGGATATATTGAGAATAAAGAAAAATTTAGATGATGAATTTTTTGATATTGTAAACCAAAAAAAAGGTAGATTAAATATAGCATGTTCAATAGTTAGAAGCCCATATTTAATACCACAAACTATCCCTAAATTCAAGGAAATTTATCCTAATGTAGAGGTGAATTTTTTAGAAGAGACAGAATCAAACGAATTAGACAGGTTAGTGAGCAATGGTGAAGTGGATGTGGCGATTTTTAACTACTCAAAGGATAATCCTATGCTTCAGTGCGAGCTTTTAAAAAATGAGGAGATTACATTAGTAGTTTCAAGAGATCATCCTTTAGCAAAAGAAGGAAAAATAATTAAAGGGTGTAATTTTCCTTGGATTGATATCAAGAAATTCAAGAATGACAATTTTATAGTTAATTATACAGATCAGAAAAGTGGAGAGATGGAAAAAGATATATTTGATAAGCTTGAAATAAAGCCTAAGGTAGTACTTAAAACGAGAAGTGTAGAATGTGGCATTCGTTTAGCAGCTTGCAATTTTGGTGTTTCTTTTGCATTGGAAACTCATTTTAAGTATTCTGATTTAGAAAATACACCTATATATTTTTCAATAGGTAAACCAAAGATCACTACTAAACTTTTTGCAGTATACAGAAGGAAAGGATATTTGCCTAAGTATGTACAGGATTATATTAATATTGTAAAAAAAGTAGTTTAG